The Vitis riparia cultivar Riparia Gloire de Montpellier isolate 1030 chromosome 10, EGFV_Vit.rip_1.0, whole genome shotgun sequence genome includes a region encoding these proteins:
- the LOC117924374 gene encoding putative receptor-like protein kinase At4g00960 produces MAMSFLELTFFLSCLLIQLVPFTVAQYFPKEECISHRGNYTDNSTYQADLNSLLTSFSNTQVEYGFYNFSVGEVNGIGLYRGDLTPDTCRSCINNSSQDILRLCPNYKEAVLYYDQCTLRYSNRSIFGTVDTSDSYALKNTQNVSDIDLFTQQRDDLLLDLREKAASGGLLKKYATGEAVADFITIYALVQCTPDLEDQECSDCVADLSKIYSDFLKYKQGGRVMAPSCNFRFETYRFYDTLPDAPPPSPANSSPPPNDATAGDGKSNRTRTVVIIVIATVVSVILISCICICIFLRMGKPKDSVNLPCEAEDEILEVESLQFNLGSIRNATGNFSDSNKLGQGGFGAVYKGTLSNGQDIAVKRLSKGSGQGELEFKNEVLLVAKLQHRNLARLLGFCLEGIERLLIYEFVPNASLDHFLFDPIKCSQLYWERRYKIIVGIARGLLYLHEDSRLRIIHRDLKASNILLDEEMNPKISDFGMARLFSLDQTQGDTKRIVGTYGYMAPEYAMRGNFSVKSDVYSFGVLILEIVSGQKNTSFGDEEHMEGLISFAWRSWREGSASNLIDPSMNSGSRSGIMRCIHIGLLCVQENVADRPTMGSIVLMLSSYSLTLPLPSQPGFFMHSSTNPETPLLLGSDYGVINASNNVSARVSVNETSITELRPR; encoded by the exons ATGGCTATGAGTTTTTTGGAACTAACTTTCTTCCTCTCATGCCTTCTCATACAGCTTGTTCCATTCACTGTTGCCCAGTATTTCCCTAAAGAAGAATGCATTTCACATAGAGGTAACTACACCGATAACAGTACATACCAGGCAGACCTCAATAGCCTCCTGACCTCCTTCTCAAACACCCAAGTTGAGTATGGGTTTTACAATTTCTCTGTTGGTGAGGTGAATGGAATCGGGCTCTATAGAGGGGATCTCACTCCGGATACATGTCGTAGCTGTATCAATAACTCCAGCCAGGACATTCTACGATTATGTCCCAACTACAAGGAGGCAGTTTTGTATTACGATCAATGCACGTTACGATACTCTAACCGCTCCATATTTGGCACAGTAGATACTTCGGATAGTTACGCTCtaaaaaacacccaaaatgtCTCAGACATCGACCTCTTCACACAGCAGCGGGACGACTTGTTACTTGACCTCCGAGAAAAAGCTGCATCAGGTGGTCTTCTTAAAAAGTATGCAACAGGCGAGGCAGTGGCTGATTTCATTACCATATATGCACTTGTCCAGTGCACTCCTGATTTAGAAGATCAGGAATGCAGTGACTGTGTAGCCGACCTTAGTAAAATCTATTCCgattttttaaagtataagCAAGGAGGGAGAGTTATGGCACCAAGCTGTAACTTTAGGTTCGAGACCTATCGGTTCTATGATACTCTCCCTGATGCACCGCCGCCATCTCCTGCTAATTCTTCTCCTCCACCAAATGATGCCACTGCTGGAGACG GAAAAAGTAACAGAACGCGAACTGTAGTTATCATTGTTATAGCAACTGTTGTTTCTGTGATACTCATCTCCTGCATCTGCATCTGCATCTTTTTGAGAATGGGAAAGCCAAAAGACA GTGTTAACTTGCCTTGTGAAGCTGAGgatgaaattttggaagtgGAATCCTTGCAATTCAACCTTGGTTCTATTAGAAATGCAACAGGTAACTTTTCTGATTCTAATAAGCTTGGACAAGGAGGATTTGGAGCTGTTTACAAG GGTACACTTTCCAATGGACAAGATATAGCTGTGAAAAGGTTGTCCAAGGGTTCTGGACAAGGAGAACTAGAATTCAAAAACGAGGTCTTGCTAGTAGCCAAGCTTCAACATAGAAATTTGGCTAGACTCCTAGGTTTCTGTTTAGAGGGAATAGAAAGACTTCTCATCTATGAGTTCGTGCCTAATGCAAGTCTTGATCACTTTCTATTTG ATCCTATCAAGTGTTCACAATTATATTGGGAAAGGCGTTACAAAATTATAGTAGGCATTGCTCGAGGACTTCTATATCTCCATGAAGATTCCCGACTTCGAATTATTCATCGTGATCTCAAAGCTAGTAACATTTTGCTAGATGAAGAAATGAATcctaaaatttcagattttggtATGGCAAGGTTGTTTTCACTAGATCAAACTCAAGGCGATACGAAAAGGATTGTTGGAACCTA TGGATATATGGCTCCTGAGTATGCAATGCGGGGGAACTTCTCAGTTAAGTCCGATGTCTATAGTTTTGGTGTGTTGATTTTGGAAATTGTCAGCGGTCAAAAGAACACTAGTTTTGGTGATGAGGAGCATATGGAAGGCCTTATAAGCTTT GCATGGAGAAGTTGGAGGGAGGGGTCAGCTTCAAATTTGATAGATCCTTCAATGAACTCCGGTTCAAGAAGTGGAATTATGAGATGCATACATATTGGGTTGTTATGCGTTCAAGAAAATGTAGCTGATAGACCAACCATGGGTTCAATTGTTCTCATGCTTAGTAGTTACTCTCTCACTCTCCCATTACCTTCACAACCTGGTTTCTTCATGCACAGTAGCACGAACCCAGAGACACCCTTGCTACTGGGATCCGATTATGGGGTAATCAATGCTTCTAATAATGTTTCAGCACGCGTGTCCGTAAATGAGACTTCGATTACTGAGCTTCGCCCTCGTTAA